A part of Candidatus Bathyarchaeota archaeon genomic DNA contains:
- a CDS encoding GNAT family N-acetyltransferase, translated as MPEAFNLRKFRPDDLQSVMQINRVCLPENYTDFFFIDLHQRFPETFIVAESEKEIAGYIMCRIEVGLSNLGFGGLIRKGHVVSIAVLPHHRRKGIAKAVITRALEGMVYYKAKQCFLEVRVTNDYAITLYKQLGFEVSRTINGYYSDGEDAYVMTKKLS; from the coding sequence ATGCCAGAGGCCTTTAACCTTCGAAAGTTCCGTCCAGACGACCTACAATCAGTAATGCAAATCAACCGTGTATGCCTACCTGAAAACTACACTGACTTCTTCTTCATCGATCTGCACCAACGATTCCCCGAAACTTTCATCGTCGCAGAATCAGAAAAAGAAATCGCAGGCTACATAATGTGCCGCATCGAAGTTGGTCTTTCTAACTTGGGCTTTGGCGGGTTAATCCGCAAAGGACACGTAGTCTCCATCGCCGTGTTGCCTCATCATCGACGCAAAGGTATCGCAAAAGCCGTAATCACCCGTGCGCTTGAAGGCATGGTCTACTACAAGGCAAAACAGTGCTTCCTTGAAGTCCGCGTCACCAACGACTACGCTATTACACTATACAAACAACTCGGATTTGAGGTCAGCAGAACAATCAACGGATACTACAGTGATGGCGAAGACGCCTATGTCATGACCAAAAAACTGAGCTAA
- a CDS encoding methylglyoxal synthase codes for MPKVAIIRPRKRIALIAHDNKKEVMLQWAKYNLGTLQQHELYATGTTGKLLEKELGLNVTIFESGPLGGDMQIGARISEGCIDFLIFFWDPLSSMPHDPDVKALLRVAVVWNIPFACNRSSADFMISSHLMCEDYARQLPDYESYRKRFDNQDTDNSNAAYQ; via the coding sequence ATGCCAAAAGTAGCTATAATACGCCCCAGAAAAAGAATCGCCTTAATCGCTCACGACAACAAAAAAGAAGTCATGCTTCAATGGGCAAAATATAATCTGGGAACGCTACAGCAGCATGAACTTTATGCCACAGGAACCACAGGCAAACTGCTTGAAAAAGAACTGGGTTTAAACGTGACTATTTTCGAGAGTGGCCCCTTAGGTGGTGACATGCAAATCGGCGCACGCATATCTGAGGGCTGTATTGATTTTCTGATTTTCTTCTGGGACCCGCTCTCTTCAATGCCTCATGACCCCGACGTTAAAGCGCTTCTACGTGTGGCTGTGGTTTGGAATATTCCGTTTGCGTGTAACCGTTCCTCAGCGGACTTTATGATTTCCTCTCATCTCATGTGCGAGGACTACGCGCGGCAACTTCCCGATTATGAATCCTACCGAAAACGTTTCGACAACCAAGACACAGACAATTCTAACGCAGCTTATCAATAA
- the rqcH gene encoding ribosome rescue protein RqcH, giving the protein MRKKEFSSFDISAVTQELKEHILDSRVNNIYQFDQKTLVFRLHKTDLPPIRLVIEAGRRLHTTVYAEESPAQPPPFCMTMRKYLRGAWLAGIEQYQFERIVTVDFRTKTGLLKLTVELFGEGNLILTNEQNVIISAMEFKRMRDRNILHGEQLVFPPAIGKNPFEVTKTTLADTLKESGDTEVVRAMARSLGLGGVYSEEILQRADIDKTRPCKTLQETDFDAIFGCLEELLSKISNHQLEPNIVLDEQKEYVDVVPFKLKRYESYQIQLFPSFSEALDQFFLRVITAEKAVASVEVDNLKKEAQRLSRMVEEQEKSIREDQARQERDQQIGNTIYAHLSELQIFLDKLHTANRQGLDWISIAKEAKTQCKFVESFDGKNLALNMCLDGYHFCLNLRDSLYDNANQYYEKSKRAKQKSEGATFALEDSKRKLAKIQKELDRAEELKTLKPAQLMEALAARKIESKEWFQKFRWFTSSDGFLVVAGKDVVSNEVLIKKHATDEDVVFHAEITGSPFVVIKAEGKPISEQALKEAGEYAASFSRAWRENAGSADVYWVKPEQLSKSGPSGESVPHGAFFVVGKRNWMRGTPLKLAIGVSVGEKAEFFGGPVDAVSARTKSFILILPGDVQGKELLTRVLKSLMYKLPKEQRERAGKTSIEQVREFVPYTKASIIDKLR; this is encoded by the coding sequence CATCTTGGACTCACGAGTTAACAACATCTACCAGTTTGACCAGAAAACCCTCGTATTCCGACTGCACAAAACCGACCTGCCCCCAATCAGACTAGTAATTGAAGCGGGAAGAAGACTGCACACCACAGTTTACGCGGAGGAAAGCCCAGCGCAGCCTCCACCATTCTGTATGACAATGCGCAAGTACCTACGCGGCGCATGGCTGGCAGGGATTGAACAGTACCAGTTTGAGCGAATAGTTACAGTGGATTTTAGGACCAAAACGGGCTTGCTAAAATTGACGGTGGAACTGTTTGGTGAGGGCAATCTGATACTAACTAACGAGCAAAACGTGATAATCAGCGCCATGGAGTTTAAGCGGATGCGCGACCGCAACATCTTGCATGGGGAGCAACTGGTGTTTCCTCCTGCAATAGGCAAAAACCCCTTTGAAGTCACCAAAACCACTCTTGCAGACACCCTCAAAGAGTCAGGCGACACAGAGGTAGTCAGAGCAATGGCGCGTTCTCTTGGGCTTGGGGGGGTTTACTCAGAGGAAATCCTACAAAGAGCAGACATCGACAAAACCAGACCATGCAAAACCCTGCAAGAAACAGATTTTGACGCCATTTTCGGATGCCTTGAGGAATTACTTTCCAAAATTTCTAATCATCAGTTGGAACCCAACATTGTACTTGATGAGCAGAAGGAGTACGTGGATGTGGTTCCTTTCAAGCTTAAACGTTACGAGTCTTACCAAATCCAGCTTTTTCCATCTTTTAGCGAAGCACTGGACCAGTTTTTCCTTCGAGTAATCACGGCGGAGAAGGCTGTTGCCAGTGTAGAAGTGGACAATCTCAAAAAGGAAGCTCAACGGTTAAGCCGCATGGTTGAGGAGCAGGAAAAATCTATCCGTGAAGACCAAGCACGCCAAGAACGCGACCAGCAAATAGGAAACACCATCTACGCTCACCTATCTGAACTACAGATTTTCCTAGATAAACTACACACGGCAAATAGGCAAGGACTAGATTGGATTAGCATCGCCAAAGAAGCAAAAACGCAGTGCAAGTTTGTGGAGTCGTTTGATGGAAAAAATCTTGCCTTAAACATGTGCCTTGATGGCTACCATTTTTGTTTGAACCTGCGAGATTCACTATACGACAACGCCAACCAATACTACGAAAAAAGCAAACGGGCTAAGCAGAAATCTGAAGGCGCCACCTTTGCTTTGGAGGACTCTAAAAGGAAGCTGGCGAAAATCCAAAAAGAACTCGACCGCGCCGAGGAACTTAAAACCCTCAAACCCGCCCAGCTTATGGAAGCGTTGGCTGCACGCAAGATTGAAAGCAAGGAATGGTTCCAGAAATTTCGCTGGTTCACTTCTTCAGATGGGTTTTTGGTGGTTGCAGGCAAAGATGTAGTCAGCAATGAAGTGCTAATTAAGAAGCATGCGACTGATGAGGATGTGGTTTTTCACGCTGAAATCACTGGTTCACCGTTTGTCGTGATTAAGGCGGAGGGCAAACCCATAAGTGAGCAGGCGCTTAAGGAGGCTGGGGAGTATGCGGCGTCGTTTTCCCGTGCATGGCGCGAGAACGCAGGCAGCGCGGATGTGTACTGGGTTAAGCCCGAGCAACTCAGCAAGAGCGGTCCTTCAGGCGAGTCTGTGCCACATGGCGCGTTTTTTGTGGTTGGCAAACGTAACTGGATGCGCGGTACACCGCTAAAGCTTGCGATTGGAGTGAGCGTTGGGGAGAAGGCGGAGTTTTTTGGTGGTCCTGTGGATGCGGTTAGTGCAAGGACTAAATCGTTTATTTTGATTTTACCCGGTGACGTGCAGGGGAAGGAGTTGCTTACTCGTGTTTTGAAGTCTTTGATGTACAAGTTACCAAAAGAACAACGGGAGCGGGCAGGTAAAACTTCGATTGAGCAGGTACGCGAGTTTGTTCCTTATACTAAAGCATCAATTATTGATAAGCTGCGTTAG